From a single Chitinophaga sp. Cy-1792 genomic region:
- the tsf gene encoding translation elongation factor Ts, with protein sequence MATITAADVNKLRQQTGAGMMDCRKALVESDGDFEQAVDYLRKKGQKVAALRSDRETKEGVIIAKTSADGKSGVIVGLGCETDFVAKNEDFVKFAQSIVDLALANNITTVEALNAAQLDGATVADRVNDQVAKIGEKITLNKFEFVTGGGVTAYIHGNYRMGVLVAFSKTVSEEVGKDIAMQIAAMNPIAVDADNVPAELIAREKEIAVEQVKAEGKPAEMAEKIAVGKVNKFFKESTLVNQAFVKDNNKSVGDYLKSVDADLKVTSFKRIALG encoded by the coding sequence AACAATTACAGCAGCTGATGTAAACAAACTGCGTCAGCAAACTGGTGCTGGTATGATGGATTGCAGAAAAGCACTGGTAGAAAGTGATGGTGATTTTGAACAGGCAGTAGACTACCTGCGCAAAAAAGGTCAGAAAGTAGCTGCACTGCGTTCTGATCGCGAAACCAAAGAAGGTGTTATCATCGCTAAAACATCTGCAGATGGTAAATCCGGCGTTATCGTAGGTCTGGGTTGCGAAACCGACTTCGTTGCTAAAAACGAAGACTTCGTGAAATTCGCTCAGTCTATCGTTGATCTGGCACTGGCTAACAATATCACCACTGTTGAAGCCCTGAACGCTGCTCAACTCGACGGCGCTACCGTTGCTGACAGAGTGAACGACCAGGTTGCTAAAATCGGTGAGAAAATCACCCTGAACAAATTTGAATTCGTTACTGGCGGTGGCGTTACTGCTTACATCCACGGTAACTACCGCATGGGCGTACTCGTAGCTTTCTCTAAAACCGTTTCTGAAGAAGTTGGTAAAGATATCGCTATGCAGATCGCAGCAATGAACCCAATCGCGGTTGATGCTGACAACGTTCCTGCTGAACTGATCGCACGCGAAAAAGAAATCGCTGTTGAACAAGTGAAAGCAGAAGGTAAACCAGCTGAAATGGCTGAAAAAATCGCTGTTGGTAAAGTGAACAAATTCTTTAAAGAAAGTACCCTGGTTAACCAGGCTTTCGTTAAAGACAACAACAAATCTGTTGGCGATTACCTGAAATCAGTAGATGCTGACCTGAAAGTGACTAGCTTTAAGCGTATCGCGTTAGGTTAA